Below is a genomic region from Ancylomarina subtilis.
GTTCAGTTATTGCCATTAATTCATTTTTAGATTAGCCTAAATTAATCTTTTTTGGCAGATAAAAACTTATGTTGTTTTATTTTTATGAGGAAACATATTCTTCTTTACAAGAAAAAAAACAATCAAAGACTGATTCTATCCTATCGTACACACCCCATTTAAAATTGAAAAACGGCCAATACAGCTTTGTGATCTGATGGCCAAACCTTTGCTGGCTGACTAAACACATCCTTATCCTCTACAAACATCTCCGATTTTACAATTGAGGCATCAGGCCCCACAATCACAACATCTTTGAGTTCGAGCTGAGATGATTTGTTATAAAAGATAAAATCGATCCGTTCCCGTTCGTCAGACTTTGGTGCCCATGTCAGTTTATTAATTGGAATTTGAGGATTATATGAGGGATAGGTAAAACCCGGATTCTTCACCGGATCGGGGTATTGTTGGCGATAGGTATCGATAAATCCGGCTTCTTCCAATAATTTGGTACACTCCCATTCTATCACCACCCCATTGTGATCGTAGAGATCGCTATTTTCCGCAATCCAATCCCGATGAGAGGGTTCATTAAAATCGCCTCCTATAATCACCTGATTGCCAATTGCCATTTCTTTCTTTGCGTCTTCAATAAACACTTTTATAGCATCGTCGCGTTTTGAAGCTCTGCTTACGGCTAAAAGTTCAGCGACATCCGTCGTAGGCTCAGGCAATTCCTCCCAGGTGTTCCCCGAGTAGCCCCTTGGCATATAATAGCTGCAATTCAGATAATCGAGATGTGCCGAATAAAATGCCACAATATTGCCATCGATATTGATTCTGGCTTTGGTAATGGAACCATGATCATTTTTCACCGGATAGAGAGCTGAACAAGTCTCAATCGGATACCTTGAAATCAGTCCACTATCATAAGTCTTATCGCCATAGAATTTTAATCCCCGGAAATCCAGCTCTTTAATGATCCTTTCGATAAAGTTGCTGTTGTTGTAATTGCGAACCTCGCTAAACGCCACCAACTGGGCATCTGTTCGGACAATTTCGTCAACAATAGCATCGAAACCACCTGTAACAACGGTTCCTTCCTGCCAGATATTAAATTGAAGAACTCGCAACTCCTGTTTGGATTGGCAAGCACCTAAGCTTAATAACAAGCCTAGCATAATCAGGTGAATAAACTTGGGTTTTAATGGGGTTTTCATAAAGGTTAGATTTATTGACTCGTATAAATTATTAATCTTTCAATTAAGGCATAATGGCTCCTGTAGAGGCATATATCCGAAACCACTGTTCATGACTCAGGTCGATATTCAGGGCATCTACAGCACTTTTCACGCGTTCAATCCTGCTGGTTCCCACTATAGGCATAATACCCGCAGGATGTTTCAGCAACCAGGCATAAATCACCTGATCAATCTGTTCGAGATTCAATTCCTCAGCAATTTCAGAAAGCACCTTAAATATCGCCTTCCCTGTTTCGGTTTGTGGATCCAATAAACGGCCTCCAGCCAGTGGCGACCAGGCTATTGGTTTAATTCTTTCCTTCAAAAAGAAGTCCATATTGCCATTTTCGAAGTGGTCCAAACAATAAGGCGATATCTCAACCTGATTGGTTACCAATTTTTCTTCGGTATACGAATTGAGCATATCAAACTGCCTGGTTGAGAAATTCGAAACGCCAAAATGCTGCACTTTGCCCTCACGTTTTAAATCAGAAAAAGCTTTTGCCACTTCCTCAGGATTAAAAAAGGGTGATGGTCGATGCAGCAATAATACATCAAGGTAATCTGTTCGTAAATTTCTCAACGAATTTTCTACCGAATTCACAATATGCTTATAGCTGTAATCATAGGTCTTCAATTTCCGTTCAGGATATTTATCCGACATCAACTTAATACCACATTTACTGATAATCTCCATATTCTGGCGCAAAGATGGTTTTAAGGCAAGCGCATCGCCAAATAAGGATTCACAGGTATAATTACCGTAAATATCAGCATGATCGAAACTCGTGACACCCAGTTCCAGACATTGCTCAGTCAGTTTCAATAATTCCCGGGAAGATAGCTCCCAGTTGGCCAGTCGCCAATGCCCCTGAATAATTCTTGATAACTCCAGATTATCTGTTAGCTGTATACGTTTCATGCCTTATTGTTTTATGCGGTAAAAATCGAATGCCTGTCCCTATTGTTTCAAATCCTGAATTAATCGGTTGATCGATATCAAATCAAATTCACCAAATTGCTCTTGCTGGTAGTGCTTTATAAATTCTTTATTTATCAGAAAAAGTTTGCTGTTGTAGGTATCCTGAGGAAAGGTATTTTCGGTATGAAAATCATCAAATTCTGTGAAATTTAGCGGGCAAGCCGATAATTCCCAGGCATCTCCTCCCTCATTCATAAAGAGTAATGGCAAACCATGTGTTCTGCAAATAATCGGGCGTGCAGCATATACCTGACAGATATCCTCAATCAAAAAAGCACAATCGTCATGCTCAGCATCCAATTCATTAAATTGCTGAGGTGCATTTTCTCTCAGCTCTTTTAAAATGCTGAAATACTCAACTGGCAGAACCTGAAAATTCATGCAACAGGACGAACAACCTTTTTTACAAGCCATCTCATTTTTATGCAAAGCGCCCAACTTGTCACTCAATTCACTAATCTCTGTTCTTAATTGCAGGTATTTATCTATCTCTTGTATGGCTTTCTCGTTCATCGTTCTGTTTTTTTTTAATTTCAACAAAGATAAAATCTTAATTTGGTTATGAATAATTTGTGAATTGAGTTAATCTAAAAATTTATTTGCTAGCGCAACCTTCAATCGCGCCTGAGGCGGACTTCGTTTCACTCAGCCTTATTAACTTTAATCTTGTTAGTTGTCAAATCCACAGGTAGGCGTTTCACCAGCCTAATCCCTTCAGGATTGACTTCGGCTTGAAAAGCAAAAACTTCAACACCCCTTTCAATCGCTTTCTTTAGTGCCTCTGCATAAGCAGGGTCAATATCCCAGGCTGGCCCAAAATTGGAAACATCTGATCGTTGTATCACATAACACATCACGGCTCGCATTCCAGCTTCTTTAACTCTCATCAGAGTTTCCAGATGTTTTTTGCCACGCGTTGTGACTGCATCAGGGAAACGGGCATACTCACCCACTTTCATACTGACATTCTTCACCTCAATAAAGCAGGTTTCCTGTTCATTCTGCGCAAACACATCAAAACGGGAATCCTCGAATTTCACCTCTCGTTTAACTTCAGTATATCCGCGAAGCTCTTCAATTTCCTGATCGCGCACTGCTTCGTAAACCAAGACGTTGGGAATCCCGGTATTAATCCCAACCCAATCGCCATTTATCTGAATCATCTCCCAAGTGTATTTTGTTTTTCGTTTGGGGTCGTCAACATGTGTGAGATAAACTTCAGCTCCGTTTTCAAGACAGGTTTTCATGCTTCCCGAATTGGTGCAGTGTGCTACAACAATTTCACCCGTATCGAGTTCAATATCTGCTAAAAATCGTTTGTAACGTTCAATAAGTTTACCGTGTATCAAAGGTTTAGGAAATTGCATCAATTAACTTTTATAATTTTAAAAATCGTTAAATCTCATTCTATGAAAGACAGATTGAATGCTACCCTTTCTGCTTATAATCCTTTCAGCTTGAATCAGAAATATTACTTTTGCGGTAAATATACAATCTTATGAATAAGAAAGCACCCCATCTATATATTTTCAACGCGACCAGCGAAATGGCCATATCTAACGGAACGGTTAGCTTTATGCCCAATAAAATACTATCCCGTTTTGAACAGGATTTGGATGTATTGCCCATGTATTATGCTGAATCAAAAGATATCGTACTGGTTCATCAGTATCCCGATGATGCATTCATAAAATCCATAAAAGAAGCTGGTGTCAGTATTCCACGTTTTGCTTTATTCCCTCAAGCAATTACAGATCAGACTTTTTTAAAGGAAGAGAAGGCTTGTTTACGCCCCTGGGGCTGGAGTCCTCGTATCCATCACCAACTCGCAGCTTTCAAGAGTCAGTGCAGTGAAACCTATTTAAATCAACCCAATTCCTATTGGAAAAGCGAACACAAAGAACTGTATAGCCGTAAAATTGCCTTAGCTTGTCTTGAACACATCACTGCGAACAATCCTTCAGAAAAATATATCAGTAAAGATCTATTTCCAATTATCTGCACACAACAGTCTGAAGTGGAGGCTCTGCAAAACAAATGGCAACAAATTGTAATCAAATCCCCATGGAGTTCATCCGGAAGAGGTTTGCAAGTCTTGCGAAAAGCTTTTATTAATAAATCGGTTGAACAAGCTCTGGGCGGTGTACTGAAATCACAAGGCTATGTCATGGTAGAACCACTTGTAAACAAACAGTTGGATTTTTCAACTCAATTTTATGCCGATGGTAAAGGTAATTTAGAATTCCTGGGTTTTGCATTTTTCAACACCAATGACAATGGTCAATACCAAGCCAACTACCTTGGCTATACGCCTGAAATATTCCAGAAAACTTTAAGTCAAGTTGAACAGGAAAAGCTTGTTATAGGCGTAAGTGAAGCATTAAAAACAAACGACATTCCTCAAAACTATTGTGGCTATCTGGGAGTTGATTGCATGCTGTTTTTTGATGCCAAAGGAGAAAGTCGAATTCAACCCTGTCTTGAAATTAATCTGAGATATAATATGGGGACTGTCGCATTAAAACTCAACACCTATATTCACTCGGAATCGAAAGGTACATTTAACATTTATGCCGATGCCAAATCTGATTTTGTCAGCTTTCATAAAGAAATGATTAAAAAGTACCCTTTTGAGATGAAAGATGGAAAATGGTATAAAGGTTATTTACCTCTGAGTAGTCCAAATCAAGACAAGCTTTTTGGGGCCTATATTTTTCTGGAATAAGGAGACAAAAAGCCATAACACACACTCATAAAACCCAATATTTCTTATCCAAAACAAAAAAAACAACTTTTTATTTTTTCTGTTATTTTAAAACAATTCAATCTTAATAAAGACCTTGAAAATCGCTACAATCCTATACCCATGGCACATACAGAGGATTCACAATCTCATATCTTATCAAGGGAATGGTGAATCAACCATTTTTTTATCATAAATACACCTCTTTTTTAATAAACAATTGAAGTTTATTTTGGATACTGAGATTATTACTATTACATTTGTTGCGTTGTAAAGCATTAACAAGAAGATAATATCATTAATATTCGTTACGGTTCATTCTTTTAAGAATACAATTTAAATGAATCTTTACTTGGAATTATACTGAAAGGAAGGCTTTCCACAAATATTTATTATTTTAAAAAAATTACAATGCAAGGAACAGTAAAATTCTTTAATGAAACCAAAGGTTTTGGTTTTATTAAGCCAGCAGATTCAAGTGAAGACATTTTCGTACACTCTACAGGTCTTATTGACGAAATTCGTGAAGACGACAAAGTTGAGTACGATATGGAAAAAGGCCGTAAAGGTATGAACGCTGTAAACGTAAGAGTAATTGACTAAGTCCATTACTACGCAACATAAAGAAAACCACCTTTCGAGGTGGTTTTTTTATGCCCTAATTTTTCCTATTCTATTCTGATTTGCAAGCACCCCCATTTGAACTGATAAAGTTATATTTTATAATCTTAATGATATCTCAGGTTCCAATCTGACAGAGCTCACTATTTTATTCGCTCATAAATGGACACATTCCAATTGATCCTCGTTGGCCATCGTTAAGAAAGGATTAGATTGCTTCCACTAAACAAAAAAAAGGATACAAATCTTATCGATAAGTATCCTTAAATATTGAAGAACAGTTTTTATACTGTATCTGTATTATTTTTTAATCAAAGTCACATTCACAGCATTCATTCCTTTTGGACCACGCTCTGTTTCGAAGTTTACTTTGTCGTTCTCATTCACCTGATCAACCAAACCGTTAATGTGAACAAAAATGCTTTCTCCTGTTTCTGCATCCTTTATAAAACCGTACCCCTTACTTGTGTTGAAAAAGGTAACTGTTCCTTTACGGATAGGATCTTCTACATAACCTGCGTTACTATTTCTTGCACCCAGGACAATGCTATCAGCATCAATTTCTGTTTTTTTAGTTGGATCTGGAGGAGTCGATACGAGTTGTCCGTTTTCGTCAACATAAACTAACATATCTTCAAAAGAAACGCTACCACCGTTAGCTTTTCTTTCTTCTTTACGTGCTTCTTTTTCTTTTCTTTTCTTGAGTTTCTTTTTTTCTAACTCTTTTTTACCGAATGTTTCTTTTGATCTGGCCATTTAATTATTTAGTTCTTTTACAATGATATACCATTCAGGATTTAATCTTATAATAACAATGCTATCACCTGTCAAATCCTAAAGGTGCTGCAAGATACGGAAATTATTCAACTTTTACATATTTTTATCTATTCATCACGAAAAAGAGAGGATATATTTCATTGAATACCATTAAGAAAGTAAAATCGAGAATCAATAATATGTTTACTAGTAGCATCGTATTAAAGAGACAGGGGTTTAAGCACTATGAACTTACGTTTTTTAGTAACTTATACTCTTTCGTATCTTTTTAGAGCTGACACCATTCTTTCCAAACCTTCGAGAATAACTGCCTGAGGCGATCCAATATTTAAACGCATAAAATTTGAACCGTTCAAACCAAAGGATAAGCCTTTATTAAGGCCAACCTTGGCATCATCAACAAGGATCTGATGCAATTTTTCGTCCTCCAATTTTAATGCAGAAAAATCGAGCCATAACAGATAAGTCCCTTCAGGCTCCACCACTTTTATGGCAGGTAAATTCTCAGCAAAATAAGATTTCACCAATTCAACATTACTTTTAAGGTAAATCATCAGCTGATTCAGCCATTCTTCTCCGTGTGTGTAAGCTGCCTCGAAAGCAACTGTTCCAAATACATTGCCATTATCGAGATGAAGACGAGATGCTAAAGCTATAAATTGTTTGCGAAGTTTTTTATGAGGAATAATCGCAACCGAAGTTCCCAAACCTGCAATATTAAAAGTCTTACTGGGTGCAACAAAAGTCAAACTATTGTTATGTGCGTAGGAACTGATGCTAGCGATTGGTGTATATTGATGTGGCTCGAAAACAATATCAGAGTGAATTTCATCTGCAATAATTAAAATTTTATTTTTCTCACATATGGCTACCAACTTTTTAAGTTCATCCTTTGTCCACACTCGCCCTACCGGATTATGCGGATTCGAAATAATAATCATCTTCGTATCCTGATCGATACTTTTTTCAAGTTGATCGAAATCCATTCTGTAGTTTCCATCTTCAAATAGCAGCTCGTTCTGAACCAATACCCGATCGTTTGATTTCACTAAATGGAAAAATGGATGATACACCGGAGGCTGAATAATGATTTTGTCACCCGGATTAGTTAGTGCCATAATGGCTACCGAAATACCTGTCAATACCCCGGGAGTCACCTTTAACCACGAAGGTTCAATTCGGTGATTGTGTTTGTTCTTCATCCAGTTGATCAGAGACTGATAAAAGTCCTCACTAAAATATGTATAGGCATAAATTGGGTGATCCACCCTTTTTTTAAGGGCTTCACAAATAAAGTCCGGTGTTTCAAAATCCATATCGGCCACCCAAAGCGGCAGAATATCATCGGTTCCGAAAAATGTTTGAAGAGCGTCGTGCTTTACACTATTTGTGTTTTTACGATCGATTATTTTATCAAAATTATATTGCATGTAATTGTTTTTTAGCTTGCTACCTAATGAATAAGACTTCGAAATTTACTCTTTTTACTTCGTTCATTCAATTATTCCCAGAGAATTCAAACTTAAAAAAAGATAGACACATTTGCATCTATGTTATGTGAAATCATTACAAATAAGATTTGAATTTCATTATTTTGTTTTTACCTTTGCCTCACTACAAACAACCACGAGGAAATCCCTCCGATTGAATATTCAGAATAAATATTTAATCAATACAGATAACTACGAGACCATAACCCATTGTTTAGACAGTATATACTGTAACAAAGCTGTTATGATTACCCTACTCAAAAGGCTATCTTAAATAATTTAAAATTAAAGATATGATTCCTAAAATTGAACGCGCTACGATTGTAGTTCTTGACAGTGCTGGTGTTGGGGCTTTACCTGATGCTGCTGATTTTGGAGATGTAGGCTCAAATACTTTTGGAAATATTGCCAGCCATTGTGGTGGTATGCACCTTCCAAACATGCAAAAATTAGGTTTAGGAAACCTAACCGATATTCAAGGTGTTGAACCCACACAAGACGCTAAGGGTGCATATGGAAAAGCTGCCGAAGCGGCTAAAGGTAAAGATACAACCACGGGGCATTGGGAAATTGCAGGTGTTGCAATAGATAAACCTTTCCCAACCTACAGCAATGGTTTTTCTGAGGAAGTAATTCGTCGATTCGAAGAAAGAACAGAGCGTAAAGTCATGGCTAACAAGCCTGCATCCGGAACAGCTATTTTGGATGAATATGGTGAAGAACACATGAAAACGGGTAACTGGATTGTTTATACATCAGCTGACCCTGTTTTTCAGATCGCTGCTCACGAAGAGATTGTTCCTTTAGAAGAGTTATATAAAGCTTGTGAAATTGCCTTAGAAATTTGCACGGAACTGGCTCCTGTAGCTCGTGTGATTGCCCGCCCATTCTTAGGTAGTGGAGAAGGTCAGTTTTCACGAACTTCACATCGTCACGATTATTCAGTAACACCACCTCGTCCTACAGTTCTTGATCGTTTATTGGAGAACAAACTGGATGTGATTGGTATTGGTAAAACCAGCGATATATTCGCAGGACAGGGCATCTCTGATTCTCGTGGTACCAATAAAGACAATAATGATGGTGTTGCCAAAACACTGAAAGCTCTTGAAGAGGATACCAAAGGTTTAATTTTCACCAATCTTGTTGATTTTGACATGACCTATGGTCATCGTAGAAACCCGGAAGGTTATAAAGCCGCTCTTGAAGAGTTCGACCAACAATTACCAGATATTCAAAGTCGTATGAAAGAGGATGAAATCCTTATTCTTACTGCTGACCATGGTTGTGATCCTACTTATAAAGGAACCGATCATACACGTGAATATATTCCTATTTTGGTTTATGGTAAAAATATCAAAACCAATATCAATCTGGGAACCCGAACCTCTTTTGCAGATATTGCTGCAACCGTTGAAGAATTATTATTAGGAACAAAACCAGAAGGTAGTTTCGCAAAAGACTTATACCTGTAAGTTGCATTGTAATATTAATAGCTAAAGCCTTGACGTAAGCGTCAAGGCTTTTTTTGTATCCACACCTTCCCCATCAATACACAGAACAAATTGATCTTTAATTCGATAAATAAACATTTTTAAGTAAATTAAGAGTCAAAATCAATAAACACGCATCTATGTTTAAAGCAAGAGCAAGCATTTTACTCCTACTCTTATTGTTGGTCAATACCCTATTTGCACAACAACAGCATATCCAATTCAAACGTCTTACCATCAATGATGGCCTCTCTTTGAGCTCTGTCTACTGTATTTTTCAGGATTCAAAAGGTTTTATGTGGTTTGGTACCGAGGATGGACTTAATCGGTATGATGGCCAAAGCTTTACCATATTTCGAAATAAAAGCAACGATGCAAACTCAATAGCTTACAAGTGGATTGAACAGATTTTCGAGGACAGTAATGGCAAACTGTGGTTTGCTTCACAAGGTGGTTTAACTCATTTTGACATGAGAACAGAGAAATTCACTCAATTCACGACTTTATCTGATCCCACAAAACGAATCAGTAACGACACCATTACTCAAATATTTGAGGACAATAACAAAACGCTTTGGGTAGGAACAAAAAATGGCTTAAACCTTATAGATACTCAGAAGCTAAACGTACTAAAAAGTAAAACAGCAGGGCTTAATTTATCTTGTCGGATCAATGCTTTTCTGCCAAATTCAGATACTTCTATTTGGATTGCGACCGACAATGGTCTTTTTCTTCACAATAGAGAAACAGATGAATTTAAAACATCCCCATCTAAACAATTCAATTCACATAAAATTAACTGTTTAACTATACTGGATGATACTTTACTCATAGGTTGTCCAGATGGGCTTTACGCTTTAAATTCTCATCCGGAAATTAAGTCTAAAACATTATTAAGCAATTCTCATGTCGAAAGCATCTATATCGATAAAAAGAAAAACATTTGGATTGGCACACAAAATGGACTTTATGAAAGGCGAAACGGTGAGGAAAAATACAAGCTTATAATTGAAGCTTATGATTCGTCGAATAGTTTAGCCACAAATACAATCAAGCCAATTATCGAAGACCGAATTGGAAACATCTGGTATGGTTCATTTGGCTCAGGCTTATATAAAATCAACACAAAAGATGGTAGAATCAGCCATTACATGCACAATTCTGCCGATCCGCAAAGCCTTTCACAAAATTCGATCAATTGCTTATACGAAGATCGATCAGCTTGCATTTGGTTAGGAACCTTTGGTGCAGGCATCAGTATTTACGATCCTCAAGCTCACAAATTTGAGCTACTTAAACATGATGCTCTTTCGCCCAACAGTCTTGCCAGCGATTTTGTGTGGAGCATTTGGGAAGACCACAAACAAACCGTTTGGATAGGTACCAATAATGCCGGACTGAGTGCCTACGACAGAACAACAGGAAATTTCAAGCATTATCAATTCCCGAATAATCCGGCCATTCGTGAGGTTTATGAGGATAGTAAAAAACAAATATGGATTGGCACCGATGGTGAAGGTCTTTTTAAATTGAATTCCCAAACGGGACAAACCACCAACTACAAACACAATAATCAGAATGCAAATAGCCTGTCAAACAATTCGGTGCGTGTCATTTTTGAAGATAGCGAAGGTATATTGTGGGTTGGTACACGTCATGGCTTAAATCGTTTCAACCCTCAAACAAAAAACTTTAAAAGATATTTGCACAACAATTCAGATCCGTACAGCATCTCGCATGATTTTATCTATTCATCCATTTACGAAGACCGAAAAGGACAACTCTGGATAGGGAATTATGGCGGCGGATTTAATATTCTAAATAAAAAGACAGACCAATTCACCTCGTATCAGTTTATTCCCGATAGCAGCAATTCCCTTTCAAATAACGTTGTCTTTTCGTTTTATGAAGATACGGATGGCATATTTTGGATCGGAACAAACGATAAACTAAATCGATTCGATCCCCAAAGCAAACAATTTACACACTTCGGGATTAGCGAAGGTTTGCCCAATGAGGTTATTTATGGTATTCTGCCGGATGAGCAGAATCATATCTGGCTGAGCACCAACTTCGGGGTTTGCCGATTTAATATCAAAGACTATTCCGTTAAAAATTTCAGCACACAGGATGGACTTCAATCCAATGAATTTAATGGTGGCGCCTTTCATAAAGGAGCATCGGGTCTGCTCTACTTTGGCGGCGTTTATGGCTTGAATATTATCGACCCTGAAAAAGAGATTAAACCACGACCAGCTTATGATGCCGTCATTACCAAATTACAAATATTGGGAAAAGATGTTGTCGTTGCTCAGGAGAAGGATTCCATTCACGATGATTATTTACATTACGATTCACAACATGATAACTATAAACTTCAAAATAGTATCATCTACACAAACAATATTGTGCTTGATTACCAACAAAGACATTTTTCTCTTGAATTCTCATCCCTTTCAGGCTTTTCACCAGAAAATATTGCTTACAAATATCGCATGCTTGGCCTTTATAAAACGTGGATAGATGCGGGTGAACGAAATTTTGTATCCTATTCAAATCTAAAACCGGGCAACTATCTATTTCAGCTAAAGGCACAAAACTCTGATGGCATTTGGAGTCCTGAAACCCGTGAGTTAAGCATCACAATCAATCCGCCATTTTGGATGGAATGGTGGTTTATCCTTCTCGAAATTTTACTATTGATAGCCATCATTATCTTTAATTACCGATACCTCTTAAAAATCAGAACAAACAAACTGCTTCGGGTGCAGAATGAAAAAATTAGTACAGCCAATAAAAAACTTACTGAGTCCGAACAACATCTCAAAGAATTAAATGCAACCAAAGACACATTCTTTAGAATTATTTCGCACGATTTAAAGAACCCTTTCACCAGTTTAATGTCCATTTCACAAGTGATAGATGAAAACTACGAGGCGATTGACAACGGGGAGAAAAAAATGGGTATTAAACGGATTAATGAAGGCATCAATCATATTTATGCCTTACTGGAAAATCTACTCACCTGGTCGCGCTCGCAAACGGGCAAAATTAATTATGAACCTCAAAACTGCGATCTTGCTGATTTAATTAAAATGAATATCAACCTCTATTCGATTAGTGCTAAGAAAAAAGGCATTAAAATCGACTACAAACTACCTGATAATGCCATCGCCTATGCTGATAAAGAAATGGTCAGCACTATTGTTCGAAACCTTCTTAATAATGCCATTAAATTCACAAAATTGGATTCCACAATCCATATTACACTTAAATCGGAGAACTCTAATTATAAAGTAGAAATTGCTGATCAGGGCGAAGGTATTTCAGATGAGAATAAAGATAAGCTATTCAGAATCGATAAGAAATACAAGACAGTGGGAAGTTCTGGCGAAAAAGGTACAGGTTTGGGGCTACTCCTTTGTAAAGAATTTGTTGAAATCAACAAAGGGACAATCGGTGTCAAGTCCAAATTGGGTGAGGGTTCTTGTTTTTATTTCACGCTTCCCAAAGCTACAGATTAATCGATTAAAACCTACTTATACCCTTTCGGTTCTATATACAAAGAGGATGACCTTGATTTTGGACATCCTCCGTTTTTAGATAGCTTGATTTTATTTACTCCTTTTAAGAGAATAATTCTATTCTTTGCTATTCTTCCTTAATTCTTTTTAATTTTTCCTGCATTCATTAGAATTTTGTTTTTTTAGTGTTTAAGCTCACCTAGTTTTGGTACATCATTAATTCAAAATATGTACGACCATGAAAAACAATAGAAAAGAACTGACATTTTTAAGAGCTTACGCCCTGTTTACTGCAATAGGTTTTTTAGCCTTAGTATCATACGCTTTTAATACTTCAAACGATCGGAAATTTGGAACCATTGATGTCGAACGCATCAATGTGGTTGAAAAAAATGGTGATCTTAAATTGGTTATTAGCAACAGTGAACAGCAGCATTCAGGTGTTATTAATGGCAAAGCGTTACCTAAACGACAAAGACCTGCTGGTATGATATTCTTTAATTCGATGGGTGACGAATGTGGCGGACTGATTTATGATGCTATGGATAAAGAAGCAGAACTTGTCCTTTCAGTTGACAAATACGGAGACGATCAGGTCATGCAACTTCAGTATTCTGAAAACCCGGAAC
It encodes:
- a CDS encoding ligand-binding sensor domain-containing protein → MFKARASILLLLLLLVNTLFAQQQHIQFKRLTINDGLSLSSVYCIFQDSKGFMWFGTEDGLNRYDGQSFTIFRNKSNDANSIAYKWIEQIFEDSNGKLWFASQGGLTHFDMRTEKFTQFTTLSDPTKRISNDTITQIFEDNNKTLWVGTKNGLNLIDTQKLNVLKSKTAGLNLSCRINAFLPNSDTSIWIATDNGLFLHNRETDEFKTSPSKQFNSHKINCLTILDDTLLIGCPDGLYALNSHPEIKSKTLLSNSHVESIYIDKKKNIWIGTQNGLYERRNGEEKYKLIIEAYDSSNSLATNTIKPIIEDRIGNIWYGSFGSGLYKINTKDGRISHYMHNSADPQSLSQNSINCLYEDRSACIWLGTFGAGISIYDPQAHKFELLKHDALSPNSLASDFVWSIWEDHKQTVWIGTNNAGLSAYDRTTGNFKHYQFPNNPAIREVYEDSKKQIWIGTDGEGLFKLNSQTGQTTNYKHNNQNANSLSNNSVRVIFEDSEGILWVGTRHGLNRFNPQTKNFKRYLHNNSDPYSISHDFIYSSIYEDRKGQLWIGNYGGGFNILNKKTDQFTSYQFIPDSSNSLSNNVVFSFYEDTDGIFWIGTNDKLNRFDPQSKQFTHFGISEGLPNEVIYGILPDEQNHIWLSTNFGVCRFNIKDYSVKNFSTQDGLQSNEFNGGAFHKGASGLLYFGGVYGLNIIDPEKEIKPRPAYDAVITKLQILGKDVVVAQEKDSIHDDYLHYDSQHDNYKLQNSIIYTNNIVLDYQQRHFSLEFSSLSGFSPENIAYKYRMLGLYKTWIDAGERNFVSYSNLKPGNYLFQLKAQNSDGIWSPETRELSITINPPFWMEWWFILLEILLLIAIIIFNYRYLLKIRTNKLLRVQNEKISTANKKLTESEQHLKELNATKDTFFRIISHDLKNPFTSLMSISQVIDENYEAIDNGEKKMGIKRINEGINHIYALLENLLTWSRSQTGKINYEPQNCDLADLIKMNINLYSISAKKKGIKIDYKLPDNAIAYADKEMVSTIVRNLLNNAIKFTKLDSTIHITLKSENSNYKVEIADQGEGISDENKDKLFRIDKKYKTVGSSGEKGTGLGLLLCKEFVEINKGTIGVKSKLGEGSCFYFTLPKATD